In Panicum virgatum strain AP13 chromosome 4N, P.virgatum_v5, whole genome shotgun sequence, a single window of DNA contains:
- the LOC120668830 gene encoding uncharacterized protein LOC120668830 isoform X2 yields MGSRGVGGVAASASAGDPSSPSARAWGEDEAAPGKVKLMCSFGGRIAPRPGDGALRYVGGQTRLISVPRAASFGELLRKVEAVDEAAGGVLVRYQLPGEDLDSLISVSGPEDYENMMEEYEKLAATAPDGSAKLRVFLFPASGSEAGGSGSGSHQLAAAAVDESGQRYIDAINCVSAEAVAAAMRRKDSVASAGSSAHNSEASEYSGLVEGMSPRAGPPPPPIAVEYSYSGGPQYHGGFPESVGFSAVTMSAPAMGIPAQNPILVRTEPSSVRPHQVAAAYATSQQTPQVASYVQQQQQPQVTQYVPHQQHQATAYVQQMPQSYVEPQQVHYINAQQFGVHGPPQSVNFVPVQMSQFMPSVPATSSMPTAVAQQVGTFRPVSAGAEPVQENVHFARQVQAPVDQSYRVMQTPLSQFPPLPSMHLQTSDAQRYGVQSVITSTTSTPVVTSSGTIPVVVSSATVPSLRYDDCTMCQKALPHSDNIIQDRGNPRAVSNPEAVPMFYSLHQDSASNKSSPSASSGTPANYMAESRAGNTGGMMGQFESTLPTRIPAVQVTASLDAGVQVQPTMVALPVSSAPTPIGVFVGHPPQAGAEDPARYQQQPYSYSMQPLQVPVNGPQVIDASAYKNSNHPAAEPLREYARDLPNDYARAIDARMQGVHLGPIAPLESIVLGKPSVPHGAIDHAKVEKPPVNVDSSSIYKSQAGGYHMGITNAFTAPALTQEDNIARHSEQPPAFDVGAQNVHPDIIQHPLNVPVQNNLRVPIEPPVSNEKVPVRPPYSGVQVPAGPPPQHPREMLGHLISGPPNGSSKFPLQATAGIDRVEGTREQAYTGSLFSNQDPWKAVGNASLVPPRPSKLAKEPVASGDQYMDGHVPDINTNAAALLEEGNLSHIRGPGFKDIHTVKVNKGFGEENIKRQLQAVAEGVAASVLQSPFPEKPAVLSGDQIDSHGAVVDAKVQDEGNNQSDKTSQGVQVLDDIDNLQIIKNSDLEELRELGSGTFGTVYHGKWRGTDVAIKRINDRCFAGKASEQERMRTDFWNEADKLASLHHPNVVAFYGVVLDGPGGSVATVTEYMANGSLRQALQRHENRIFDRRRRLLIAMDVAFGMEYLHGKNIVHFDLKSDNLLVNLRDPQRPICKVGDLGLSKVKCQTLISGGVRGTLPWMAPELLNGSSSLVSEKVDVFSFGIVMWELLTGEEPYAELHYGAIIGGIVNNTLRPPVPESCDSQWRALMEQCWSAEPSERPSFTEIGKSLRAMAASPTKAQPQK; encoded by the exons ATGGGGAGCAGGGGAGTCGGCGgggtggcggcgtcggcgtcggccggGGACCCGAGCAGCCCGAGCGCGCGGGCGTGGGGCGAGGACGAGGCGGCGCCCGGGAAGGTGAAGCTGATGTGCAGCTTCGGGGGCCGGATCGCGCCGCGGCCCGGGGACGGGGCGCTGCGGTACGTGGGGGGCCAGACGCGCCTCATCTCCgtcccgcgcgccgcctccttCGGGGAGCTCCTGCGCAAGGTGGAGGCGGTGGACGAGGCCGCCGGGGGCGTGCTCGTCAGGTACCAGCTCCCCGGGGAGGACCTCGACTCGCTCATCTCCGTGTCGGGCCCCGAGGACTACGAGAACATGATGGAGGAGTACGAGAAGctggccgccaccgcgcccgACGGCTCCGCCAAGCTCCGGGTCTTCCTCTTCCCGGCCTCCGGGAGCGAGGccggcggctccggctccggctcccaccaactcgccgccgccgccgtcgacgagtCCGGGCAGCGGTACATCGACGCCATCAACTGCGTCTCCGCGGAGGCCGTCGCCGCGGCCATGCGCCGCAAGGACAGCGTCGCCAGCGCCGGGTCTTCGGCGCACAACTCCGAGGCCTCTGAGTACAGCGGCCTCGTCGAAGGTATGTCGCCGCGGGcgggaccgccgccgcctcccattGCTGTTGAATACTCGTATTCAGGTGGGCCCCAATACCATGGTGGCTTCCCGGAGTCGGTGGGGTTCAGTGCCGTCACCATGTCGGCTCCAGCGATGGGCATTCCGGCGCAAAATCCTATACTGGTTAGGACAGAGCCATCATCGGTGCGGCCTCATCAGGTTGCTGCTGCTTATGCGACATCACAGCAGACACCTCAAGTTGCTTCTTatgtgcagcagcagcagcagcctcaagTCACCCAATATGTGCCGCACCAGCAGCATCAGGCGACTGCTTACGTGCAGCAGATGCCGCAGTCGTATGTAGAGCCGCAGCAAGTCCACTACATCAACGCACAACAATTTGGTGTTCATGGTCCACCCCAATCTGTCAATTTTGTGCCTGTGCAAATGAGCCAGTTCATGCCTAGCGTCCCAGCAACGAGCTCTATGCCGACTGCGGTTGCCCAACAAGTCGGCACGTTCAGGCCTGTTTCTGCAGGTGCAGAACCTGTACAGGAGAACGTGCATTTTGCAAGGCAAGTGCAAGCTCCAGTTGATCAGAGTTACCGGGTGATGCAGACACCACTGTCGCAGTTTCCTCCTTTGCCTTCTATGCACCTGCAGACAAGTGATGCACAGAGATATGGCGTTCAATCAGTGATAACAAGCACAACAAGTACACCAGTGGTGACAAGCTCAGGGACAATTCCTGTGGTGGTTAGCTCAGCCACTGTTCCATCTCTGAGGTATGATGATTGCACAATGTGCCAGAAAGCATTGCCGCATTCGGACAACATTATCCAGGATCGGGGAAATCCTCGAGCAGTGAGCAACCCTGAGGCAGTTCCAATGTTTTACAGCCTGCATCAAGATAGTGCATCCAACAAATCTAGTCCAAGTGCAAGCTCAGGAACTCCTGCTAATTACATGGCAGAATCGAGAGCTGGGAACACTGGAGGGATGATGGGGCAATTTGAGTCGACACTTCCTACCAGAATACCTGCAGTCCAGGTAACTGCATCTCTAGATGCAGGTGTGCAGGTTCAACCCACCATGGTTGCTTTACCAGTTTCTAGTGCACCTACTCCAATTGGAGTATTTGTGGGTCATCCTCCTCAGGCTGGGGCTGAAGATCCTGCCAGGTACCAGCAGCAACCATACTCTTATAGCATGCAACCACTGCAAGTTCCAGTGAATGGCCCACAAGTCATTGATGCCAGTGCATACAAAAATTCAAACCATCCAGCAGCAGAACCGCTTAGAGAATATGCTCGTGATCTTCCTAATGATTATGCCAGAGCTATTGATGCCCGTATGCAAGGAGTTCATTTGGGTCCCATTGCCCCTCTAGAATCCATTGTTCTAGGAAAGCCTTCTGTTCCTCACGGTGCCATTGACCATGCAAAAGTTGAGAAGCCACCTGTAAATGTTGACAGTAGTTCTATCTACAAATCTCAAGCTGGAGGGTATCATATGGGGATTACCAATGCCTTTACTGCTCCTGCTTTGACCCAAGAGGACAACATTGCACGGCATAGTGAACAACCACCTGCTTTTGATGTTGGTGCACAAAATGTTCATCCTGACATAATCCAGCATCCACTCAATGTGCCAGTCCAAAACAACCTTAGAGTGCCCATTGAACCACCTGTTTCCAATGAAAAGGTTCCTGTGCGACCACCTTACTCCGGTGTTCAGGTTCCTGCTGGGCCGCCTCCACAACATCCTAGAGAAATGCTTGGTCATTTGATTTCTGGTCCACCTAATGGCAGCAGTAAATTTCCGCTGCAGGCTACTGCTGGTATTGACCGTGTTGAAGGTACACGGGAACAAGCTTATACCGGTTCACTTTTCTCAAACCAGGATCCTTGGAAAGCGGTGGGAAATGCTTCTTTAGTGCCTCCAAGGCCAAGCAAGCTAGCTAAAGAGCCTGTTGCTTCTGGAGATCAATATATGGATGGTCATGTTCCTGATATCAACACAAATGCTGCTGCACTCTTAGAAGAAGGGAATCTTTCGCACATTCGGGGCCCAGGGTTTAAGGATATCCACACAGTTAAAGTGAACAAAG GATTTGGTGAGGAAAATATCAAGCGGCAATTACAAGCTGTTGCTGAAGGGGTGGCGGCATCAGTTCTTCAGTCACCCTTTCCTGAAAAACCAGCTGTGTTATCTGGTGATCAGATAGATTCACATGGAGCAGtagttgatgcaaaagttcag GATGAGGGGAACAATCAGTCAGACAAAACAAGCCAGGGggttcaagttttggatgacATCGATAACCTTCAG ATAATCAAGAACAGTGATCTTGAAGAATTGCGTGAACTGGGTTCTGGGACCTTCGGTACAGTTTACCATGGGAAATGGAGAGGTACTGATGTTGCTATTAAGAGAATCAATGATCGATGCTTTGCTGGGAAGGCATCTGAGCAAGAACGCATG AGAACTGATTTCTGGAATGAAGCTGACAAGCTTGCATCTCTACACCATCCAAATGTTGTAGCCTTTTATGGTGTTGTTCTAGATGGGCCTGGTGGATCTGTTGCAACGGTAACTGAGTACATGGCCAATGGTTCACTCCGACAGGCATTACAAAGACatgaaaa CAGGATATTCGATCGGCGTAGGCGTCTACTGATTGCAATGGATGTTGCATTTGGAATGGAGTATTTGCATGGGAAGAATATTGTGCATTTTGACCTAAAGAGTGATAATTTGCTCGTTAACCTAAGAGATCCTCAACGCCCTATATGCAAG GTTGGTGATTTGGGCTTATCGAAGGTTAAATGTCAGACACTAATCTCTGGTGGTGTGCGAGGCACGCTCCCTTGGATGGCTCCTGAGCTGTTGAATGGAAGCAGCAGCCTTGTTTCTGAAAAA GTTGATGTTTTCTCGTTTGGAATCGTGATGTGGGAGCTACTTACTGGTGAGGAGCCTTATGCCGAGCTGCACTATGGCGCCATCATAG GTGGGATCGTGAACAACACGCTGCGCCCTCCGGTGCCCGAGTCCTGTGATTCCCAGTGGAGGGCGTTGATGGAGCAGTGCTGGTCAGCTGAACCGTCAGAGAGGCCGAGCTTCACAGAGATCGGCAAGAGCCTGCGCGCCATGGCGGCTTCTCCTACCAAGGCACAACCACAGAAATAG